One window of Candidatus Eisenbacteria bacterium genomic DNA carries:
- a CDS encoding J domain-containing protein: MAVKFRDYYEVLGVARTATPEEIKRAFRRIAREQHPDLKPPEERAQAAEAFKLINEAHEVLKDPAKRSRYDALGSNWKNGQEYAPPDGAAWRTGDSSDWADVGDFSDFFAAVFGASNGRVRSGRPGRAARGPRKGADVEAELVLGVEDLFSGGKRRLSIEGGHSLDVEIPAGVRDGTSIRLAGQGSPGSGGGPPGDLFLRVRIRPHDRFRVNGDDVELDLTLAPWQGALGDEVRLQTPDGAVALKIPEGTSSGRRLRLRERGLPRSGGTRGDLYVVVRLAVSERLSASEREAYESLRRAARAPESSDDATS; this comes from the coding sequence ATGGCGGTGAAGTTTCGCGACTACTACGAGGTGCTCGGCGTCGCGCGTACCGCAACGCCCGAGGAGATCAAGCGCGCGTTTCGGCGCATCGCGCGTGAACAGCATCCGGACCTCAAGCCGCCTGAGGAGCGGGCGCAAGCAGCCGAAGCGTTCAAATTGATCAATGAAGCCCACGAAGTGTTGAAGGACCCGGCGAAGCGATCGCGCTACGACGCGCTGGGTTCGAATTGGAAGAACGGTCAGGAGTACGCGCCACCCGATGGAGCCGCGTGGCGGACAGGGGATTCCTCCGATTGGGCCGATGTCGGCGATTTCAGTGACTTTTTCGCGGCCGTCTTCGGCGCATCCAACGGCCGCGTTCGCTCCGGACGCCCCGGACGCGCTGCGCGCGGGCCGCGAAAGGGGGCCGACGTCGAGGCGGAACTCGTACTGGGAGTCGAGGATCTGTTCAGCGGCGGTAAGCGACGACTCTCGATCGAAGGTGGCCACAGCCTCGATGTCGAGATTCCGGCCGGCGTGCGCGACGGAACGTCGATTCGCCTGGCGGGCCAGGGATCACCGGGAAGCGGAGGCGGCCCGCCAGGTGACCTGTTCCTTCGGGTGCGGATTCGACCGCACGATCGCTTCCGAGTGAACGGAGACGACGTGGAGCTCGACCTGACGCTGGCGCCCTGGCAGGGGGCCCTCGGTGACGAGGTGCGGTTGCAGACTCCGGATGGCGCGGTCGCCCTCAAGATTCCGGAGGGGACCTCGAGCGGACGCCGACTGCGACTGAGGGAGCGCGGACTGCCTCGCAGCGGCGGAACTCGCGGTGATCTCTACGTGGTGGTTCGACTGGCCGTGTCGGAGCGACTCTCGGCATCCGAGCGCGAAGCCTACGAGTCGCTGCGGCGCGCCGCACGCGCGCCCGAATCGTCGGACGACGCAACGAGCTGA
- a CDS encoding carbohydrate binding family 9 domain-containing protein: protein MNTWYETRVGDSVEPQVKNEGWLAYDDKYFYAGFRFEDPHPELIRAPLADHDQLSGSTDYGGVLLDSRNDGKTAILFLANANGLLYDAVTNDASGEDSSPDYYWESAGKITATGWNLELRIPFSSLRYDRSAEPTWGILLYRNYPRDRHYQFFSARLPRDVSCFICNESKLTGLANLPHGSHLVVAPYASAQRLDAPTADLGSPLAEGDVDSEFGIDVKWSPLANLAIDATINPDFSQVEADAAQIGANERFALFYPEKRSFFLEGIDLFSTPFQAVYTRSVTSPSAGLRATGQLGRTAFTALATRDRGDGLVILPGPEGSDAAEQDFESDVGVIRLRHDLGASFVSALATGRVIEGGGHNAVFGPDFNWRPRPTDAIAGQALWSSSETPNRTDLASQWDGRSLSDRALLLRWSHNTPKVDWFLQGQDLGPDFRADEGFMPQVGYREGYFEAGYTVRPAKAFFNRIRMFTIDWYDEDYDGSVLSKRLSIGAGMDGKLSSFVRVELNHDEFKVGDETLSRFRPYVTIQASPGRVLNSVSVEAFVGEEIDFANGREANGTTLIGSMTVRPTDHLAMSASASARWLNVDDASLGSGRLFLAQVERLRASYQFNSRSFVRLIGQYVQTTRDPSLYTFTVDSKEADFSLSGLFAYKLNWQTVFYLGYGDERAFAAFTDRLEPSARQAFAKVSYALQR from the coding sequence GTGAACACCTGGTACGAGACGCGAGTCGGGGACAGTGTCGAACCTCAGGTCAAGAACGAAGGCTGGCTGGCCTACGACGACAAGTATTTCTACGCCGGCTTTCGATTCGAGGATCCGCACCCCGAACTGATTCGCGCACCGCTTGCCGACCACGACCAGCTCTCGGGCTCGACTGACTACGGCGGCGTGCTTCTCGACAGTCGCAACGACGGCAAGACCGCGATCCTGTTCCTGGCGAATGCCAACGGGTTGCTGTACGACGCGGTTACGAACGACGCCTCCGGCGAGGACAGCTCGCCCGACTACTACTGGGAGTCGGCCGGAAAGATCACCGCCACCGGCTGGAATCTCGAGCTGCGGATTCCGTTTTCATCGCTGCGCTACGACCGTTCTGCCGAGCCCACATGGGGCATTCTGCTGTACCGGAACTATCCGAGAGATCGCCACTATCAATTCTTCTCGGCCCGTCTGCCGCGAGACGTCAGCTGCTTCATCTGCAACGAGAGCAAACTCACCGGGCTTGCAAATCTTCCACACGGTTCGCATCTGGTGGTCGCGCCGTACGCTTCGGCGCAGCGCCTCGATGCGCCGACCGCGGATCTCGGCTCTCCACTCGCCGAGGGTGACGTCGACTCGGAGTTCGGGATCGATGTGAAGTGGAGCCCGCTCGCCAACCTCGCGATCGATGCAACGATCAACCCCGACTTTTCGCAGGTCGAGGCGGATGCCGCGCAGATCGGGGCGAACGAGCGCTTCGCCTTGTTCTATCCCGAGAAGCGGTCGTTCTTCCTCGAGGGCATCGACCTCTTTTCGACACCCTTCCAGGCTGTCTACACGCGTAGCGTCACGTCACCGAGCGCAGGCCTGCGGGCGACCGGACAGCTCGGCAGGACGGCCTTCACGGCGCTGGCGACCCGCGACCGGGGCGATGGACTCGTGATCCTTCCCGGGCCCGAGGGCTCGGACGCGGCGGAGCAGGACTTCGAGTCCGACGTGGGCGTGATCCGACTGCGACATGATCTCGGCGCATCGTTCGTGAGCGCGCTCGCGACCGGACGTGTCATCGAGGGCGGCGGGCACAATGCGGTGTTTGGCCCCGATTTCAACTGGCGACCACGTCCCACCGACGCCATTGCGGGCCAGGCACTCTGGAGCAGCAGCGAGACGCCGAATCGCACCGATCTGGCGAGTCAGTGGGATGGACGATCACTCTCCGACCGTGCGCTGCTGCTGAGATGGTCGCACAACACTCCGAAGGTCGACTGGTTCCTCCAGGGCCAGGACCTCGGTCCTGACTTCCGTGCCGACGAAGGGTTCATGCCCCAGGTCGGGTATCGCGAGGGGTACTTCGAGGCCGGCTATACGGTGCGACCCGCGAAGGCGTTCTTCAATCGCATTCGCATGTTCACCATCGACTGGTACGACGAAGACTACGACGGCAGCGTCCTGTCGAAACGGCTCTCGATCGGCGCGGGCATGGACGGCAAGCTCAGCAGCTTCGTTCGCGTCGAGCTCAATCACGACGAATTCAAGGTGGGCGATGAGACGCTGTCGCGCTTCCGTCCCTACGTCACGATTCAGGCCAGTCCGGGGCGGGTGCTGAATTCAGTCTCGGTCGAGGCTTTCGTCGGCGAGGAAATCGACTTCGCAAACGGGAGGGAAGCCAACGGTACGACGCTGATCGGCAGCATGACGGTTCGCCCCACCGATCACCTTGCGATGAGCGCAAGCGCGAGTGCCCGCTGGCTGAACGTCGACGACGCATCACTCGGCTCGGGCCGGCTGTTCCTCGCGCAGGTCGAACGCCTGCGCGCGTCTTATCAATTCAACTCACGCTCGTTCGTGCGACTCATCGGTCAATACGTCCAGACCACGCGTGACCCCTCGCTGTACACCTTCACGGTCGACTCCAAGGAAGCGGACTTCAGCCTCTCGGGCCTCTTCGCGTACAAGCTCAACTGGCAGACCGTGTTCTATTTGGGCTATGGAGACGAACGCGCCTTCGCGGCCTTCACGGATCGCCTCGAACCCAGCGCACGGCAGGCCTTTGCCAAGGTTTCGTACGCCTTGCAAAGGTAG
- a CDS encoding DoxX family protein, with product MLNQSKQLTHALLRIVTGVLFACHGGQKLFGWFGGFGGVPGNTVEFMTLMGFAGILELFGGLALLVGGLTRPVALLLSGEMAVAYFMAHQREGLLPIQNHGELAVLYCFLFLYFAAHGAGALSVDRVLKGHSVAELFEAPHEGAVPRPAERRAR from the coding sequence ATGCTCAATCAATCGAAGCAGCTCACGCATGCGCTGCTCCGCATCGTCACCGGAGTGTTGTTCGCCTGCCACGGTGGGCAGAAGCTGTTCGGCTGGTTTGGTGGATTCGGGGGCGTCCCGGGTAACACCGTCGAGTTCATGACCCTGATGGGTTTCGCTGGAATCCTCGAACTGTTCGGGGGACTGGCCCTGTTGGTTGGCGGACTGACCCGCCCGGTGGCGCTCCTTCTGTCGGGAGAGATGGCGGTCGCGTACTTCATGGCGCATCAGCGTGAAGGACTACTGCCGATTCAGAATCACGGCGAACTCGCGGTCCTCTACTGCTTCCTGTTCCTGTACTTCGCAGCCCATGGTGCGGGAGCGCTGAGCGTGGATCGCGTGCTCAAGGGACACAGCGTGGCGGAGCTGTTCGAGGCACCTCACGAGGGCGCGGTTCCGCGCCCCGCAGAGCGTCGAGCGCGCTGA
- a CDS encoding potassium transporter, with protein sequence MHDPNEFLRTLALVLGVAAVTTILFQRLRQPVVFGYMLAGLIVGPHVPIPLVANEPVIHTLSELGVILLMFTLGLEFSLRRLLRAGWPVVIVAVLQSSFMMWLGYVAARLFGWGALESAFAGAAVAISSTTIIVKAFAEQGLRGRVSELVFGILIIEDLIAILLLALLTPASSGETASAGPLGMTILRLVAFLAISLAVGMLTVPRLIRLVVRLERPETTLVACIGVCFGAALLARSIGYSVALGAFLAGSLVAESGEGQRVERLVEPVRDMFAAMFFVSVGMLIDPRLVMQHWAPVVAFTGIVLVGKVVAVSMSAFLTGAGTRTSVQAGMSLAQIGEFSFIIAGVGLASGATSTTLYPIMVAVSALTTLTTPWLIGAAPAAAALIDRNLPRPLQTFVALYGSWIEALRARPETTAERDQLHRALRVLLIDAFVIAALAIGGSMAASQLGPAIVERSGLTLSRAHTAVIVAAILLTVPFFVGILRTGRTLGTLMARRSFPDPEPGKLDLAAAPRRAFVSTVQVATVLMVGAPVAALVQPFMPPLIGLSLLGIALVVLAVTVWRTASDLQGHVRAAAEAIVTALGRQSREDEATEGERALKSAYKLLPGLGEPVPVRLDAASPGVGLRLSQLGLRGRTGATILAISRGEDVVLVPDGHEVLKAGDVLALAGTQSAIETARELLLTHE encoded by the coding sequence ATGCACGATCCGAACGAATTTCTCCGCACGCTGGCGCTCGTTCTCGGCGTCGCGGCCGTCACCACCATCCTGTTCCAGCGCCTGCGTCAGCCGGTGGTGTTCGGATACATGCTGGCGGGCCTGATCGTCGGGCCGCACGTTCCAATCCCGCTGGTGGCAAACGAGCCGGTCATTCACACGCTGTCCGAACTGGGCGTGATCCTGCTCATGTTCACGCTCGGGCTCGAGTTCAGCCTGCGCCGTCTGCTGCGGGCCGGATGGCCGGTCGTGATCGTCGCGGTGCTGCAGTCGAGCTTCATGATGTGGCTCGGCTACGTCGCCGCCCGGCTGTTCGGGTGGGGGGCACTCGAGAGCGCATTCGCCGGCGCCGCCGTCGCAATTTCCAGCACCACCATCATCGTGAAGGCGTTCGCCGAACAGGGACTCCGTGGCCGGGTCAGCGAACTGGTGTTCGGAATCCTCATCATCGAGGACCTGATCGCGATCCTGCTGCTCGCCCTGCTGACACCCGCGAGCTCCGGGGAGACCGCGTCGGCCGGCCCGCTCGGCATGACGATCCTCCGGCTGGTCGCGTTCCTCGCGATCTCGCTCGCGGTCGGAATGCTCACCGTGCCTCGATTGATCCGACTGGTGGTGCGCCTCGAGCGTCCGGAGACGACCCTGGTCGCATGCATCGGGGTGTGCTTCGGTGCGGCGCTGCTCGCTCGATCGATCGGCTATTCGGTCGCGCTCGGCGCGTTCCTCGCAGGATCGCTGGTCGCCGAGTCGGGCGAGGGCCAGCGTGTGGAACGACTGGTCGAGCCGGTCCGGGACATGTTCGCGGCCATGTTCTTCGTCTCGGTCGGCATGCTGATCGATCCTCGACTGGTGATGCAGCACTGGGCCCCCGTGGTGGCGTTCACGGGCATCGTGCTGGTCGGCAAGGTCGTGGCCGTTTCAATGAGCGCCTTTCTGACCGGAGCCGGCACCCGAACCTCGGTGCAAGCCGGCATGAGCCTCGCCCAGATCGGTGAGTTCTCGTTCATCATCGCAGGCGTCGGGCTCGCCAGCGGCGCGACTTCGACCACGTTGTACCCGATCATGGTTGCGGTGTCGGCGCTCACCACGCTCACGACGCCGTGGCTGATCGGCGCCGCCCCGGCAGCCGCGGCGCTCATCGACCGCAACCTGCCCCGACCACTCCAGACCTTCGTAGCACTCTACGGGTCGTGGATCGAGGCGCTGCGCGCGCGCCCCGAGACCACGGCCGAGCGCGATCAGCTGCACCGCGCACTTCGAGTCCTCCTGATCGACGCCTTCGTGATCGCGGCGCTGGCGATCGGAGGCAGCATGGCCGCGAGCCAGCTCGGTCCGGCGATCGTCGAGCGAAGCGGCCTCACGCTGAGTCGTGCGCACACGGCGGTCATCGTCGCGGCAATCCTGCTGACCGTCCCGTTCTTCGTCGGAATTCTGCGCACCGGTCGCACCCTCGGCACGCTGATGGCGCGTCGATCGTTTCCAGATCCGGAGCCCGGCAAACTGGATCTCGCCGCCGCACCACGACGAGCATTCGTTTCCACTGTCCAGGTTGCGACGGTGCTGATGGTGGGCGCCCCGGTCGCAGCGCTCGTGCAGCCATTCATGCCGCCACTGATCGGACTCTCGCTGCTCGGCATCGCACTGGTCGTCCTCGCGGTCACGGTGTGGCGTACGGCGTCCGATCTTCAGGGGCATGTGCGCGCTGCCGCCGAAGCGATCGTGACGGCACTCGGCCGCCAGTCGCGTGAGGACGAGGCGACCGAGGGGGAGCGTGCGCTCAAGAGTGCTTACAAGCTGCTTCCGGGCCTCGGCGAACCGGTCCCCGTCCGACTCGATGCGGCTTCGCCCGGAGTGGGCCTGCGCCTGTCGCAACTCGGATTGCGCGGCCGCACCGGCGCTACGATCCTCGCGATTTCGCGGGGCGAGGACGTCGTGCTGGTACCGGATGGGCACGAAGTGCTGAAGGCCGGCGACGTCCTCGCGCTGGCGGGAACGCAGTCGGCGATCGAGACCGCGCGCGAGCTGCTGCTGACTCATGAGTGA